A DNA window from Sphingomonas profundi contains the following coding sequences:
- a CDS encoding DUF389 domain-containing protein, with amino-acid sequence MTEPEENGRVGWDRLPLHRWWREQLVSSVDHERVMERIVGESGWSGRYAFMTMMSAGIAVLGLLLSSPAVVIGAMLISPLMSPILGLGFSLALFDFAEMRRSLTALAIGAVAAVAFTALIVMLSPLKAPTAEILARTRPNLFDLLVALFAALAGTFAIIRGRGETIVGVAIATALMPPLAVVGYGLATWNMPVLGGSLALFVTNFMTIALSATIMARVYGFGHYLSGRQTWTQTLVLLLVFIGMSVPLAISLSRIARETVAAAQVRSFLGDSFGTNARVTQLDVDFDREPVAVRSVVIAPRAGAKDSRLLEKQLAARLGRPVRLQLDQVLLDPSAGALDAQRAEIRQASETAASEDAAATATARLVALAAGVSTDAVTIDREHRRATATAIPLAGATPETYRVLEARTAAAASGWEVVIVPPLQALPVISFADNVDQLDQAARDAVLLSGWEARRWNIPALLVPGLPDGDPPPRPNLSQRRGLAIAAVLRENGIRAMPARPAGQSFTLGTGAP; translated from the coding sequence GTGACGGAGCCTGAAGAGAACGGACGCGTGGGTTGGGATCGTCTGCCGCTCCATCGATGGTGGCGCGAGCAGCTCGTCTCCTCCGTGGATCATGAGCGGGTGATGGAGCGGATCGTCGGGGAGAGCGGATGGTCCGGTCGCTACGCGTTCATGACGATGATGTCGGCGGGCATTGCCGTTCTTGGCCTGCTCCTCTCGTCGCCGGCCGTAGTGATTGGCGCGATGCTGATCTCGCCCTTGATGAGCCCGATCCTGGGGCTCGGCTTCAGCCTCGCGCTGTTCGATTTTGCCGAGATGCGTCGATCGCTGACCGCGCTCGCGATCGGCGCGGTTGCAGCAGTAGCGTTCACCGCGCTGATCGTGATGCTGTCCCCGCTAAAGGCGCCCACCGCTGAGATCCTGGCGCGGACGCGCCCCAACCTTTTCGACCTGCTTGTCGCGCTCTTCGCGGCGCTGGCCGGCACATTCGCGATCATCCGGGGACGGGGGGAGACGATCGTCGGCGTCGCCATTGCCACCGCGCTGATGCCGCCCTTGGCCGTCGTGGGCTACGGCTTGGCGACCTGGAACATGCCCGTGCTCGGCGGCTCGCTCGCGCTGTTCGTCACCAACTTCATGACGATAGCCCTCTCGGCCACAATCATGGCTCGGGTCTATGGCTTCGGTCATTACCTCTCCGGCCGACAAACCTGGACGCAAACCTTAGTCCTCCTGCTGGTCTTCATCGGCATGTCGGTCCCTTTGGCGATCTCCCTTAGCCGCATCGCCCGCGAGACAGTGGCCGCCGCCCAAGTGCGCTCCTTCCTGGGCGACAGCTTCGGCACGAATGCGCGCGTGACGCAGCTCGACGTCGACTTCGACCGTGAGCCTGTCGCCGTGAGATCAGTCGTGATCGCTCCTAGAGCGGGCGCGAAGGACAGCCGATTGCTGGAGAAGCAGCTGGCCGCGCGGCTGGGCCGTCCAGTTCGACTTCAGCTCGATCAGGTGCTGCTCGACCCCTCGGCCGGTGCCCTCGATGCGCAGCGCGCCGAAATACGCCAGGCCTCCGAGACGGCCGCCTCCGAGGATGCCGCAGCGACAGCAACAGCTCGGCTCGTCGCCTTGGCTGCAGGCGTGTCGACAGACGCGGTGACGATCGACCGCGAACACCGCCGCGCGACGGCAACGGCCATCCCTTTGGCCGGCGCAACCCCGGAAACCTACCGCGTTCTCGAGGCTCGCACCGCCGCAGCCGCATCCGGATGGGAGGTCGTCATCGTCCCGCCGCTACAGGCTCTCCCCGTCATCAGCTTCGCCGACAACGTCGACCAGCTCGATCAGGCTGCCCGTGACGCGGTACTGCTCTCCGGCTGGGAAGCGCGTCGCTGGAACATTCCCGCGCTGCTCGTTCCCGGCCTGCCCGACGGCGATCCGCCGCCGCGGCCCAATCTGTCGCAACGCCGCGGACTTGCGATCGCAGCCGTGCTTCGTGAGAACGGCATCAGGGCGATGCCTGCGAGGCCGGCCGGCCAGAGCTTCACGCTGGGGACTGGCGCGCCATGA
- a CDS encoding cation:proton antiporter: protein MNHGFAITPFDAAAILIVLAATLGYLNHRFLKLPQSIGLTIMGAVASLIVVGLDRVMPASSVSHDIVRFIAGIDFHTTLMDGMLSFLLFAGALHVDWSEMRRGRWPILILSTVGVILSTILIGLGIRFAGGLLGLSVPLAWALVFGALISPTDPVAVMGIMKEADVPPTLQATVAGESLFNDGVGVVVFAIILAAALSGTPLSVTHAAELFAIEAGGGILLGLVTGWLAYRAMRSIDEYNVEVMISLAVVMGGYALASALHVSGPVAMAVAGLIIGNHGVAHAMSDTTRDYLLKFWALIDDILNAVLFLLIGLEVVTIPADSRLILLGLAAIPLVLVARTLAVVGPLVAIRPFLSLGRLAPVTLIWGGLRGGISVALALGLPEGPARSFALAATYIVVLFSVIVQGGTVERVIRWRSAKA, encoded by the coding sequence ATGAACCACGGTTTTGCCATCACGCCCTTCGATGCCGCAGCGATCCTCATCGTGCTTGCGGCGACGCTCGGCTACCTCAACCATCGCTTCCTAAAGCTGCCGCAGTCGATCGGGCTGACGATCATGGGAGCGGTCGCCTCGCTGATCGTGGTCGGGCTGGACCGGGTCATGCCGGCCAGCTCGGTCAGTCACGATATCGTCCGGTTCATCGCCGGCATCGACTTCCACACCACGCTCATGGACGGGATGCTCTCCTTCCTGCTCTTCGCAGGCGCGCTGCATGTCGACTGGAGCGAGATGCGGCGAGGACGCTGGCCGATCCTGATCCTCAGCACCGTCGGCGTGATCCTGTCGACCATACTGATCGGGCTGGGCATTCGGTTCGCAGGGGGACTGCTGGGTCTCTCGGTACCGCTGGCCTGGGCCCTCGTTTTCGGCGCGCTCATCAGCCCGACCGATCCGGTCGCGGTGATGGGCATTATGAAGGAAGCCGATGTCCCTCCGACGCTCCAGGCGACGGTCGCCGGCGAGAGCCTGTTCAACGACGGTGTCGGCGTCGTCGTCTTCGCCATCATCCTCGCCGCCGCGCTGAGCGGGACGCCGCTCTCCGTCACCCATGCGGCGGAGCTGTTCGCCATCGAGGCAGGCGGCGGCATCCTGCTCGGCCTCGTCACAGGCTGGCTGGCCTATCGGGCGATGCGATCGATCGACGAATACAATGTCGAGGTAATGATCAGTCTGGCGGTCGTGATGGGCGGCTATGCGTTGGCGAGCGCGCTGCACGTCAGCGGTCCGGTCGCGATGGCGGTGGCCGGGCTCATTATTGGCAACCACGGCGTGGCGCATGCGATGAGCGACACCACGCGGGACTACCTTCTAAAATTCTGGGCGCTGATCGACGACATCCTGAACGCCGTGCTGTTCCTCCTGATCGGGCTGGAGGTCGTCACCATTCCGGCTGACAGCAGGCTCATCCTGCTCGGGCTGGCGGCGATACCGCTGGTCCTGGTGGCTCGCACCCTCGCCGTGGTGGGTCCGCTCGTTGCCATCCGGCCGTTCCTGTCGCTCGGTCGGCTAGCCCCCGTCACCCTGATCTGGGGCGGCCTGCGCGGCGGCATTTCGGTGGCGCTGGCGCTCGGGCTGCCGGAAGGCCCAGCGCGTTCCTTCGCGCTGGCCGCCACCTACATCGTCGTGCTCTTCTCAGTCATAGTCCAGGGCGGCACGGTCGAGCGGGTCATCCGCTGGCGCTCGGCCAAGGCATGA